TTCCGCTTATCAAATTTTTCATCAAAAATGGCTTCATAGAGATTCTGAAGATCCTTCATCGTGAATTTTTCAGGTAGAAGCTCAAACCCTATAGGTCCTGTGGAAGCCCTTCTTCTCAGTCTGGCCACAGCATCCTTTACCATGTCATTGTGATCGAAAATAAGGTCAGGTGCTTTCTGAAGCTCAACCCATTTTGCACTGTACTGCTCATTGATCTGAATATCTTTTTCAATATTGATCAGTGCATAATAGGAAATAGACATGATTCTGGCTGTCGGCTCACGTTTAATTTCCGTATAACATTTCAGTTGTTCAAGATAAATATTTTCAAGACCGGTCAGCGTATAAAGAACCCTATTGGCCGCCTCATCAGAAGTCTCGTCACTGCCAATGAAACCACCCATCAGTGACCATTCGCCCATCTGTGGTTCAAAATTTCTTTTTACTAAAAGGATTTTAAGATTTTCACCGTCAAAACCGAAAATAATACAGTCAACAGCGACAAGGTGTTTGGGATATTGTGAGTAATCCTCAGTCATCTTCTATATTTTATGACAAAGGTAAAGCTTTTATAGATACAATTTTATATAAATGTGATTCATACACTTTTGAATAAGCATTCATTTATTTCATTAAAATTATTTCTTAAAGATATTTTGGGAGATAAAACAATCACTAAAAATGAAGAATATCACTGAAATCAGGTTAATTATTCATGAATCAAATGTTAAAATTATGTTAAAAATAGGATTTGGGTTAATAATTATCATGTAAATAGGCTTAACGTTAAAAATACGATAAGGTATCATTGATATTGTTTAAATTTTCACTAAAATATACCCTGAATTCATTTTCATAGGGAATCGTATGATTTTTCGGTTTCGTTTTTTTGTAAATTGATTATCTTGTTTTTTATGATAAGGTATTGCAATTTTGTCTGTTTATAGGGTTTTATGAAAGGTTTAAAATGAAAAAATGAATGAACCGGACTCAAAAAATGTTTCGTATATAGATTCTTTCCATTACTTTAGAAATGTTGAATTAACATTTATCTATGACCCCAAAACTTTCAGTTCTTTTATTGTGTTTTGTTTCATTTACCTCAGCGCAGGTGAAGGAGAGAATTCACTATTTTCCTTTGGAAACTGTAAGGTTATCAGAGAGTGTTTTCAATAAAGCCATGATGGCAGACCGGAAATATCTCATGGCGATGGAGCCGGACAGATTGCTGGCTCCCTATCTGAAAGAAGCTGGTTTAAGACCAAAATCCGAAAATTATCCCAACTGGGAAAATACAGGTCTGGACGGGCATATAGGAGGGCATTATATTTCAGCATTATCCCTGATGTATGCTTCTACAGGAGATATAACAATAAAAGAGAGGGTTGATTACATGATCAGTGAATTGGAACTTTGCCAGAAAGAATCTCCGGACGGATACATTTCAGGAATTCCCGATGGAAAAAAGATCTGGAAAGAAATAAAACAAGGAAATATAAGAGCTTCAGGCTTTGGTTTGAATGACCGCTGGGTGCCTTTGTATAATATTCATAAACTGTACTCAGGATTACGCGATGCATATTGGTATGCCAAAAATGAAAAAGCAAAAGCAATGCTCATCAGACTCACAGATTGGATGATGAATGAAGTTTCAGACCTTTCTGATGAACAGATACAGGATATGCTGCGCAGTGAACATGGAGGACTCAACGAAGTTTTTGCGGATGTTTATGATATCACTCATGACAAAAAATATCTGCAGCTGGCTCACCGCTTTTCCCATCAGGCTATCCTTACTCCTCTTTTAGCAGGAGAAGATAAACTTACAGGGCTTCATGCGAATACACAGATTCCAAAAGTAATCGGATACAAGCATATTGCCGATCTTGAAAATAACGAGTCCTGGAGTAATGCCGCTGACTTTTTCTGGCATAACGTTACCGGGAAAAGATCTTCAGTTATTGGAGGCAACAGTGTCAGTGAACATTTTAACCCTGTCAATGATTTCAGCAGTATGATAAAAAGTATTGAAGGTCCGGAAACCTGCAATACCTATAATATGCTCAAACTTACCAAAGAGCTTTATGCAACACTGCCTGAATCTTACTATATCGATTATTACGAAAAAGCTTTATACAATCATATCCTTTCCACAGAAAATCATGATCAGGGAGGTTTTGTGTACTTTACGCCAATGCGTCCCGGACACTACCGTGTTTATTCACAACCTCAGACCAGCTTCTGGTGCTGTGTAGGATCCGGAATGGAAAATCATGCCAAATATGGAGAAATGATTTATGCCCGGTCAGATAAGGATTTATATGTGAACCTGTTTATCCCTTCCACATTGACATGGGAAAAGGAAAAAGTAGTGCTTCGTCAGGTCAATAACTTCCCGGAAGTTCCTGAAACAACATTGATCTTTGATGCTGCAGGAAAGTCAGAATTTGATTTAAAACTGAGATGTCCGGACTGGACCACTCCTTCAGAAGTAAAAATTCTGATCAATGGAAAGCAGGAAAAAGTACAGCGTGGTTCAGATGGCTATTTTACGCTGACTAAAAAATGGAAGAAAGGAGATGTGGTGAAAATGATTTTACCCATGCATCTATCTGCAGAACAACTTCCTGACCATTCCAATTATTATGCATTTAAATACGGTCCTGTAGTGCTTGCCGCAAAATACGGTACCGAAAACCAACAGGGACTTCTTGCGGACGATAGCAGAGGCGGCCATATTGCTCATGGTCCGCAGATTCCTTTAAACGAAATTCCAGTTATCCTTGGAAATTCTTCCGAGGTGGTCAGCCATGTTACACCTTTGAACAATAAACCGCTCAACTTTGCGGTTACAGGGCTTTATCCGTCGGAAAAATTTGGAAAAGGTTTAGATCTTGTGCCATTTTACAGTATTCATGCAGAAAGATATATTCTGTACTGGCCTCAGGCTGACAAAAACGAAATAGAGAATACATTGAAGCAAAAGGCAAAAGAAGAAGCGGAAACCAGAAAGCTGGATATGATCACAGTAGATAAAATCCAATTGGGCGAACAGCAGCCGGAATCAGACCATTTTATAGAAAGCAAAGACTCTGGCACAGGATATATGGAAGACCGTCATTTCCGCGATGCTAAAGGCTGGTTCAGTTACCAGATGAAAAATAACGGGAAAAATGCTTCATACCTTTACGTTCTGTATTTTGATGCGAATACCAACCGTACGCTGAATATTGAGATCAACGGTAAAAAAATCATGACTCAAAATCTGGAAGGAAAATCCGGAAGTTCACCACAATATCTGGCCGTTCCGATACCTGATTCAGAAAAGAATAAAGAAAATCTAACTGTAAAATTCCTGGCAGATGAAAAATTGATGACCGCTAAAATCATCGAAGTCCGTTTACTTAAAGGAAAATACGAAAAGCAATAAAAGCTGAACTAAAAATAAAAACAGATTTTTTCCATGAAAAACAGAACCCTATACTTATTATTTTTTCTTGCAGCCATTTGCAGTTTTGATGCAAAAGTAAGGCTGCCTGCTTTGGTTTCAGACGGAATGATCCTTCAGAGAAACCAGGATCTGAAAATCTGGGGATATGCAGATGCAGGAGAAAAAATTAGGGTTAAGTTTATCGGTAAAACCTATAATGCTACAGCTGATCAG
The window above is part of the Chryseobacterium sp. MA9 genome. Proteins encoded here:
- a CDS encoding NUDIX domain-containing protein; the protein is MTEDYSQYPKHLVAVDCIIFGFDGENLKILLVKRNFEPQMGEWSLMGGFIGSDETSDEAANRVLYTLTGLENIYLEQLKCYTEIKREPTARIMSISYYALINIEKDIQINEQYSAKWVELQKAPDLIFDHNDMVKDAVARLRRRASTGPIGFELLPEKFTMKDLQNLYEAIFDEKFDKRNFTSKINSMDILVNTNKKDMTSSRKGSFLYRFDEKKYNKKISQGFMFKI
- a CDS encoding glycoside hydrolase family 127 protein, whose amino-acid sequence is MTPKLSVLLLCFVSFTSAQVKERIHYFPLETVRLSESVFNKAMMADRKYLMAMEPDRLLAPYLKEAGLRPKSENYPNWENTGLDGHIGGHYISALSLMYASTGDITIKERVDYMISELELCQKESPDGYISGIPDGKKIWKEIKQGNIRASGFGLNDRWVPLYNIHKLYSGLRDAYWYAKNEKAKAMLIRLTDWMMNEVSDLSDEQIQDMLRSEHGGLNEVFADVYDITHDKKYLQLAHRFSHQAILTPLLAGEDKLTGLHANTQIPKVIGYKHIADLENNESWSNAADFFWHNVTGKRSSVIGGNSVSEHFNPVNDFSSMIKSIEGPETCNTYNMLKLTKELYATLPESYYIDYYEKALYNHILSTENHDQGGFVYFTPMRPGHYRVYSQPQTSFWCCVGSGMENHAKYGEMIYARSDKDLYVNLFIPSTLTWEKEKVVLRQVNNFPEVPETTLIFDAAGKSEFDLKLRCPDWTTPSEVKILINGKQEKVQRGSDGYFTLTKKWKKGDVVKMILPMHLSAEQLPDHSNYYAFKYGPVVLAAKYGTENQQGLLADDSRGGHIAHGPQIPLNEIPVILGNSSEVVSHVTPLNNKPLNFAVTGLYPSEKFGKGLDLVPFYSIHAERYILYWPQADKNEIENTLKQKAKEEAETRKLDMITVDKIQLGEQQPESDHFIESKDSGTGYMEDRHFRDAKGWFSYQMKNNGKNASYLYVLYFDANTNRTLNIEINGKKIMTQNLEGKSGSSPQYLAVPIPDSEKNKENLTVKFLADEKLMTAKIIEVRLLKGKYEKQ